The Neorhodopirellula lusitana DNA window AACCCAACGAAGTTTCAAACGAGTGTAATTGCTTTAACGACGATCACTTTTTTGTTGCTTCAAGTTCCGTGAAGGTTCAACATGCAAATCAAACTCCGTGTCCAATCCGGTAGCCATGCTGGTAAGGAGATCGAGGTCAGTCAGGACAAATTCTTGATCGGACGCAGCGACTCATGTCAGCTGCGCCCGAAGAGTGAGTCTGTGAGCCGCAAGCATTGCATCCTGGCGATCAAAGACGGCCGCTTGCTAATTCAAGACCTGAAGAGCCGAAACGGAACGTTTGTCAATGAAAAGCGTCTTCCGCCGGATAAGGCGAAGGTTCTGAAAGACAGCGATGTGATCCGAGTTGGCAAGCTGAGCTTTGTCCTCGTGATCGAACATGGGCTGCACGCGGCCAAGAAGCCCGAGGTCAAAAGCGTTGCCGACGCGGCAGCCAGGACCGTGGACTCCAATTCCGGTGACAGCAAGTTTGAAGAGGTTGACGTTAGTTCGTGGTTGGATGAAGCGGATGCGATTGACCGCGTTCGCAAAATGAACGACCCCGAGACCCGCCAGCTTTCGTTGAAGGAACAGCAGGCTGCCAACGCTGACCAGGAAAGTAGCGACCTTTCGGTGAGCGGAGCGGTGGTTTCGACTAGCGATGATTCAAAGTCGGGCAGCACCGATGACAGCGGCAGCGGGGACGGAGATCTTTCCAAGACTCGCTCGATCCCCTCGAAGAAGAAGCCGGGGAAGCTGCCGGAAGGGCTGAAGAAGCAGATGACGGATACTTCGCGAGATGCTGCTGATGATGCGTTGAAGCGTTTTTTCAGCGGACGCTAGTTCTCCGCTGGTTAAGTCATCCTGCCTGAGCAACCTCGACGCACTCGCGTATCAAGGATCTCGGATGATCGGTCATCGCCAATTCGGTGAATGGTGAACGATGTTCGATGGAGCACATCTGCTAAGATGTTGAGCGTTGAATGCGTCCAATTTGTTTGGGTGCCGAACGGTTGGCTAGTAACGATGCTGTGGTGCGGCCCAGCGAATTTGGCTATTGAGGGATGTGGAGCCATGTCGCCTGCCAATTCCACTTTGCTGTAGCCCAATGAACAGCCCCCAGGCGGAAGTCGCGTGCGAAAATTCATGAACTGTATATACGTTCGCTAATTGCTTCCCGCCTTTTTTGCCTCAATCTCATTTATTCGATTTCGAAGGACGGTGCGATGAATGCTGCGACTCAATCCATTGCGACGTTCTCGTCCTTGACGGAGTTAGCTGGCAATGTGGATTGTGCTTCGGTTACCGATCGAAGCCCCGTGTCGGATCGAATTTCAGTTTCCGATCGAGCCCCCATGATCGCGGAGATTTTCCAGCGGCATCGAGGGATGGTTTATCGCGTCTGTTTGCGTTTGTTGCGGAATCATCATGATGCGGAAGATGTGACCCAGGAGACGTTTCGACGGGCGACGCTGTCGTTGGATCACTGGAAGTCGGACCGACCGATCGAGCCATGGCTGGTCGCAATCGCTGGCAATCGGTGCCGGACGCTGTTGTCGAAACAGAATCGAGAATCCAGTGTGGATTCTTTGGACGATGCGGGGCAATTATCTTTGGTCGATGACGAGCCGGGTGTCGCGGCCCGCTTCAGCATGAAGGAGCAAGTTGAGTTGGCCCTCGATACGCTTCCCGACCACCATCGGCATGCTTTTGAATTAGTGCACCGACACGATCTGACTTATACCGAGGCGGCACAGGAGCTCGGGCGATCCGAGGGTACCATCAAAACATGGGTGCATCGTGCTCGCGTGTCGATGCAGAATCTGCTGGAACGAACTAACGTTGTGCCTGAGGTGGCGAACTCTCGTGTGCCATCAACTGGTGATCGGTTGGCCGGGACTGCTCATGAGAAGTCTCGCTGGCCATCGGTCGTGCGCGGAGTGGCTGCCACTTCGGTCGCGTCGATTTTGGGGCTTGCTTGTTGGCTGATGTCGTCGCCTCCGCCTGTGTCTTCAATTCCTTCGGGGGCCGAAGCATCGGTTCATTTGCAGGTCCAATCGTTGCAAGCTTTTTCAGAGCAAGAGTGGAGTGTCGCCCAGATTGAGCAATTGCCGATCGAGACTTGGGTGGGGCACACGGTTTGTGTTGTGGACCAATTCCAGGAAGGTGTGGCGCCTTTGGGGCGAACGTTCCGCAATGTTGCTTTGCTGTTCTCATGTTCGGTCGACGGCGACGAAGGCACACTGCCGGGGACCAGCCCCAGTGACCTGTCGATTCCTTTTGATGAGGTTCCGTCGGCGTTGCCCGGGGCCCTCGACGCGTTGGCGACCACTGAAGTTCAATCTATTTCATAACCCCCAGGGTCCATCATGTTTTTCAGGTCAACCATGACGGTCCGGGTTTTGATCAGTTTGTTTGCTGGTTTGGTTTGCGTGCAGTTGCACGCGGAGAAACTGATTCCGCTTCGGAACGGCCTGACGCTGCGAGGCATCTATCTGGAGGTTGCCACACTCAACGAGAACGCGTTTTCGTTAGGGGCCGATGGCGGCGTGCAGAACCGACCGATATGGATGGTCGACGATGGTCTACGCCGAACCTACATCCACCGTCGCGGCATGGTTAGTAATGAGCCGGTCGACGTTCCGGACCTGGGTTTGCGGATCGAGTTGGCACAGCCGGTTCCCGACGGCGGCGATGAGGTGGGAGCGATCGGGCAGATCTTGGGTGTGTCACCACTGAACGCTTATGGTCGGCGACAGATGACGGTACGTGGTGTCGATGGTTCGCCCACCGTTGTCCATCAGGGGCTCACCGAGTTGACGGCGCGGTATGCGCGGCTGGAAGGTTTGAAGGCTGATCGTTCGATCCGGTTGGACATGCGGTTGGCGACTCAGTCGATCGACACGCCCGCCCTGCTAAGGATCTTCCGGAAGCGGTTGGACCAAAACGATCCAGACGAACGGCTTGAAACAGTGCGTTTCTTCATCGAAGCAGAACGCTATGGTGATGCTCGTCGGGAGCTTCAGGCCATTTTGGATCAGTTCCCCGAGCAAGCTGAATTGCAAACCCAGCTGACTGCGTTGGTGGAGCGGCAAGCAATTCAGTTGATTGACCAGGCGAAGCTGCGGCGCCAGTCCGGGCAGCCCCAGTTAGCGGAGACGATCCTGCGCCAGTTTCCGTTGGGCCGTGTGGGGCGAGTGACGCGTCTTCGGGTAGAAGATGAGATTGGCGAGATTAGCAGGATTCGAGAACAACGCGACGAGGCGATTTCGCAGTTGAAGGCTCTCGTGAAAGAGTTGCCCGATGACCAGCAGGGGATGGTCGCGTCGATTATTCGAGAGATTGAGGCCAATCTGTCTGCCAACACGCTGCCGCGGTTGAGCGACTTCATTCGGGCTGGAACGAACCAGAACATTCCTGCTCACCAGCGGATCGCGTTGGCCATCGCGGGATGGATCCAGGGTAACGGTTCAGGGGAAACGAACCTGAAGCTTGCCTTGTCGGTAATCCAGGTGCGGGAGTTGGTTCAGCAGTACTTGGCACACCCGGACGGTGCAACTCGCGATCAAATTCT harbors:
- a CDS encoding FHA domain-containing protein is translated as MQIKLRVQSGSHAGKEIEVSQDKFLIGRSDSCQLRPKSESVSRKHCILAIKDGRLLIQDLKSRNGTFVNEKRLPPDKAKVLKDSDVIRVGKLSFVLVIEHGLHAAKKPEVKSVADAAARTVDSNSGDSKFEEVDVSSWLDEADAIDRVRKMNDPETRQLSLKEQQAANADQESSDLSVSGAVVSTSDDSKSGSTDDSGSGDGDLSKTRSIPSKKKPGKLPEGLKKQMTDTSRDAADDALKRFFSGR
- a CDS encoding RNA polymerase sigma factor translates to MNAATQSIATFSSLTELAGNVDCASVTDRSPVSDRISVSDRAPMIAEIFQRHRGMVYRVCLRLLRNHHDAEDVTQETFRRATLSLDHWKSDRPIEPWLVAIAGNRCRTLLSKQNRESSVDSLDDAGQLSLVDDEPGVAARFSMKEQVELALDTLPDHHRHAFELVHRHDLTYTEAAQELGRSEGTIKTWVHRARVSMQNLLERTNVVPEVANSRVPSTGDRLAGTAHEKSRWPSVVRGVAATSVASILGLACWLMSSPPPVSSIPSGAEASVHLQVQSLQAFSEQEWSVAQIEQLPIETWVGHTVCVVDQFQEGVAPLGRTFRNVALLFSCSVDGDEGTLPGTSPSDLSIPFDEVPSALPGALDALATTEVQSIS